From Motacilla alba alba isolate MOTALB_02 chromosome 4A, Motacilla_alba_V1.0_pri, whole genome shotgun sequence, one genomic window encodes:
- the PSMD10 gene encoding 26S proteasome non-ATPase regulatory subunit 10 isoform X1, which translates to MEGAVSDVAVCNLAFAGRLEELRALLLRDRAQATRADQDHRTALHWACSAGHTDVADLFLGLGVPVNDKDDAGWTPLHIAASAGRDEIVKALIAKGAHVNAVNQNGCTPLHYAASKNRQEIAIMLLENGADPDATDHFESTPLHRAAAKGNLKMVQILVQHNATLDIRDSEGNTPLHLACDEERVEEAKLLVSHGASIHIENKEELTPLKVAKGGLGAILKRMVEG; encoded by the exons ATGGAGGGCGCGGTGTCGGACGTGGCCGTGTGTAACCTGGCGTTCGCGGGGCGCCTGGAGGAGCTGCGGGCGCTGCTGCTCCGCGACAGGGCCCAGGCCACGCGGGCCGACCAG GATCACCGCACCGCTCTGCACTGGGCCTGCTCGGCGGGACACACGGACGTCGCGGACCTCTTCCTCGGGCTCGGCGTGCCCGTGAACGATAAGGACGAT GCTGGTTGGACTCCCTTGCACATTGCTGCTTCAGCAGGCCGTGATGAAATTGTGAAAGCCCTCATTGCTAAGGGTGCTCATGTAAATGCTGTCAATCAGAATGGCTGCACGCCCCTGCATTATGCTGCCTCCAAAAATAGGCAGGAG ATTGCAATCATGCTTTTGGAGAATGGAGCCGATCCTGATGCAACAGATCATTTTGAATCCACCCCGTTACACAGAGCGGCAGCCAAAGGAAACCTAAAAATGGTACAGATCCTTGTGCAGCACAATGCAACTTTGGATATACGGGACTCTGAAGGCAATACTCCTct TCATTTAGCCTGCGATGAAGAGAGAGTGGAGGAAGCAAAGCTGCTGGTGTCTCATGGTGCAAGCATTCACATTGAGAATAAAGAAGAGCTGACCCCTCTGAAAGTGGCAAAGGGTGGCCTGGGAGCCATCCTTAAAAGAATGGTGGAAGGCTAG
- the PSMD10 gene encoding 26S proteasome non-ATPase regulatory subunit 10 isoform X2 produces the protein MEGAVSDVAVCNLAFAGRLEELRALLLRDRAQATRADQDHRTALHWACSAGHTDVADLFLGLGVPVNDKDDAGWTPLHIAASAGRDEIVKALIAKGAHVNAVNQNGCTPLHYAASKNRQEIAIMLLENGADPDATDHFESTPLHRAAAKGNLKMVQILVQHNATLDIRDSEGNTPLFADCRAKP, from the exons ATGGAGGGCGCGGTGTCGGACGTGGCCGTGTGTAACCTGGCGTTCGCGGGGCGCCTGGAGGAGCTGCGGGCGCTGCTGCTCCGCGACAGGGCCCAGGCCACGCGGGCCGACCAG GATCACCGCACCGCTCTGCACTGGGCCTGCTCGGCGGGACACACGGACGTCGCGGACCTCTTCCTCGGGCTCGGCGTGCCCGTGAACGATAAGGACGAT GCTGGTTGGACTCCCTTGCACATTGCTGCTTCAGCAGGCCGTGATGAAATTGTGAAAGCCCTCATTGCTAAGGGTGCTCATGTAAATGCTGTCAATCAGAATGGCTGCACGCCCCTGCATTATGCTGCCTCCAAAAATAGGCAGGAG ATTGCAATCATGCTTTTGGAGAATGGAGCCGATCCTGATGCAACAGATCATTTTGAATCCACCCCGTTACACAGAGCGGCAGCCAAAGGAAACCTAAAAATGGTACAGATCCTTGTGCAGCACAATGCAACTTTGGATATACGGGACTCTGAAGGCAATACTCCTct CTTTGCTGACTGCAGAGCCAAACCCTAA
- the ATG4A gene encoding cysteine protease ATG4A → MEAVLSRYENQITILSDYLEEFPETDEPVWILGRQHHLNTDKSKLLLDISARLWFTYRRKFSPIGGTGPSSDAGWGCMLRCGQMMLAQALICRHLGRDWQWEKHKKQPEEYHRILRCFLDRKDCCYSIHQMAQMGVGEGKSIGEWFGPNTVAQVLKKLALFDEWNSLAVYVSMDNTVVIEDIKKMCWSPAQSSSVAHSSAHLHRSALGQNKNTAGLCPGWKPLLLIIPLRLGINHINPVYIDAFKECFKMPQSLGALGGKPNNAYYFIGFLGNELIYLDPHTTQSFVDSEENGTVDDKSFHCQQAPHRMKIMNLDPSVALGFFCKEECDFDNWCSLVQKEILKQQSLRMFELVQKHPPHWPPFIPPTKPEVTTTGAELIESTDKLFELEEEFEILSV, encoded by the exons ATGGAGGCCG TTTTGTCTAGGTATGAAAACCAGATCACTATTTTGTCAGACTACTTAGAAGAATTTCCAGAAACTGATGAGCCAGTGTGGATTTTAGGAAGGCAACACCACCTAAACACAG ACAAATCTAAGTTATTGTTGGATATAAGTGCTCGTCTCTGGTTTACGTATAGAAGAAAGTTTTCACCTATTG gaggcACCGGCCCCTCGTCTGACGCGGGCTGGGGATGCATGCTCAGGTGTGGGCAGATGATGCTGGCCCAGGCACTGATCTGCAGACATTTAGGAAGAG attgGCAAtgggaaaaacacaaaaaacaaccaGAGGAATATCATAGAATCTTACGCTGCTTTCTGGATAGAAAAGATTGCTGTTATTCCATCCACCAAATGG CGCAGATGGGTGTTGGAGAGGGGAAGTCCATTGGAGAGTGGTTTGGACCAAATACAGTTGCTCAAGTACTGAA GAAGCTTGCTTTATTTGATGAATGGAATTCCTTAGCAGTTTATGTATCTATGGACAATACAGTGGTCATCGAAGACATCA AGAAGATGTGCTGGtcccctgcccagagcagcagtgttgCCCACAGCAGTGCACATTTGCACAGAAGTGCTCTTGGCCAAAACAAGAACACAGCAGGATTGTGCCCAGGCTGGAAGCCCCTCCTGCTCATCATCCCTCTCCGGCTAGGGATTAATCACATCAACCCAGTGTATATTGATGCGTTTAAA GAATGCTTTAAGATGCCACAGTCTTTGGGAGCATTAGGAGGGAAACCCAATAATGCCTATTATTTTATAGGATTTTTAG GCAATGAGCTGATCTACTTGGACCCTCACACCACTCAGAGTTTTGTagattcagaagaaaatggcaCAGTTGATGACAAGAGCTTCCACTGCCAGCAAGCCCCACACAGAATGAAGATCATGAATCTGGACCCTTCAGTAGCTTTA GGCTTCTTTTGCAAAGAAGAATGTGATTTTGATAACTGGTGTAGTCTTGTACAAAAG GAGATTCtaaagcagcagagcctgcGGATGTTCGAGCTGGTCCAGAAGCACCCACCCCACTGGCCTCCTTTCATACCTCCCACCAAGCCAGAAGTGACAACCACAGGAGCAG aactCATAGAATCTACTGACAAGCTATTTGAATTGGAAGAAGAATTTGAAATCCTGAGTGTATGA